TACACCGTACAGTTGCTGCGTCGCCACTGGTTTATCTTCGATTCGGCCGGAATGCGGCACGAGGTGGAAGGTGAAGGTGTAATTGGTCAGCAGCCTGTGCTGGAACCGGGTGAATCCTATTCATACGACTCAGCCTGTAACCTGACCAGCGAAATGGGCACCATGCACGGCGCTTATCTTTTCCGGCGCGAAGTGGACGGCTATCTGTTTGAAGTGCAGATTCCCAAATTTGAACTCATTGCCACGCATCGCCTCAACTGAGCCGGTTCATTCTGCTGCATTCACCTTTATTAACGTGGATCGGGCACATTAAAACCGCATTAGCCACAGATTTAAGGTAAATTTGCGCCCTAAATCTGTATTCAGCCGAAATGCGTTTCACATTACTTATTACCGCTTTGCTGCTTCTGAACGTGGCGGCAATTGCACAAACACCAACACGGGTTGATACTGCGCGCAGCAAACCGCCTGCGGCAAAACCGCCTGCAGCAAAGCCGCCTGCAGCAAAGACTCAGCAGGCTAAACCGCAAATTGGTAAAGTGATCGGTATTGTAATGGATACCGCAAACGGACAAATGCTGGAATACGTTACACTTACCGCCTACAGTTTGCCCGACAGCATGTTTTCCGGCGGTGGCATAACCGATAAAAACGGACAGTTTCAGATACCGCTTCCGGCCGGGCGTTTTTACCTGCGTGTTTCATTTATCGGCTACAATACCCGTTTCACGAAAAGTTTTGCGGTTACCCCGCAGGCCACACAGGCCGATCTGGGCCGCATTTACCTGAGCACCGGCGCTCAGCAGCTGAACACGGTTGAAGTATCAGACGCCCGTGCCGACTACACCAACAGCATCGACAAAAAGGTGTACGACGTAAACCAGAACATCACCAACGCAGGCGGCACAGCCACGGATATTCTGCAAAACATTCCGTCGGTGGCGGTAGATATGGACGGGAAAGTGAGTTTACGCGGCTCGGAAAACGTGACTATTCTCATTGACGGCCGTCCATCGGGTATTACCGGAAGCGACAGGCAGGCGGCGCTTCAGCAGGTGCCCGCCAGCATTATCGACCGCATTGAGGTAATCACCAATCCTTCGGCGCGTTATGATGCGCAGGGCATGGCGGGAATCATCAACATCATTACCAAAAAAGACGC
The nucleotide sequence above comes from Bacteroidota bacterium. Encoded proteins:
- the apaG gene encoding Co2+/Mg2+ efflux protein ApaG; this encodes MITRVTHGIKISVQSRYEEAHSRPGQQHFFFSYQIGIENNGEYTVQLLRRHWFIFDSAGMRHEVEGEGVIGQQPVLEPGESYSYDSACNLTSEMGTMHGAYLFRREVDGYLFEVQIPKFELIATHRLN